From Vitis vinifera cultivar Pinot Noir 40024 chromosome 5, ASM3070453v1, the proteins below share one genomic window:
- the LOC100255563 gene encoding RPM1-interacting protein 4 isoform X1, which yields MEQSSNVPKFGNWESQQDVPYTVYFEKARKHRSGEKLKPSDTRGNPKMPYAYTPPVQAPPFQKEVKTKASKDLEPTGSKHKQHTGREDGKMWRSDDSSLHHDTVGQKAAVVLPHQRHGGARSGSSKPELEETRGPVASRLKYELHLSREDGELRRPTDSPSRHEIVGHRAAADLNYQRNGGVNSGDKRSMRQSTGSDHSIDHSPLHPRYQAMVGGKSSGVSSPSWQKRLSSEVSHSLGPSTQRSQLRPATQGNRKPDDSTAVPKFGDWDERNPSSAEGYTHIFNKVHEEKQRVEGTVPAMVTEPSYPSGPEQYGKDHAKRCCCFPWGRK from the exons ATGGAG CAAAGCTCAAATGTGCCGAAGTTTGGCAATTGGGAAAGTCAACAAGATGTCCCTTACACAGTTTATTTTGAAAAGGCAAGGAAGCATAGAAGTGGTGAGAAGTTGAAACCAAGTGACACTCGAGGCAATCCCAAGATGCCCTATGCCTACACACCTCCAGTTCAAGCCCCTCCCTTTCAAAAAGAGGTCAAAACAAAGGCATCAAAGGACCTGGAACCAACAGGATCAAAGCATAAGCAGCATACAGGGCGTGAAGATGGTAAGATGTGGAGATCTGATGATTCTTCATTGCACCATGACACTGTTGGCCAGAAGGCAGCAGTGGTCTTGCCTCATCAACGTCATGGTGGTGCAAGATCTGGAAGTAGTAAGCCTGAACTGGAGGAAACCAGGGGGCCAGTTGCATCTCGGCTAAAGTACGAGCTCCACTTGAGCCGGGAAGATGGGGAGCTAAGGAGACCAACTGATTCTCCATCACGCCATGAGATTGTAGGCCATAGAGCTGCTGCTGACTTGAACTATCAACGCAATGGTGGTGTAAATTCGGGTGATAAGAGGTCTATGCGCCAAAGCACAGGGTCTGATCACAGCATTGACCACTCACCACTACACCCACGTTACCAGGCAATGGTTGGAGGCAAAAGCAGTGGAGTATCTTCTCCCTCATGGCAAAAAAGGCTTTCTTCTGAAGTTAGCCACAGCCTAGGTCCCTCCACTCAAAGGTCCCAACTGAGACCAGCTACTCAAGGCAATCGAAAG CCTGATGACAGCACTGCTGTTCCGAAATTTGGTGATTGGGATGAGAGAAACCCTTCATCAGCTGAAGGGTATACACACATTTTCAACAAAGTTCATGAGGAGAAGCAGAGGGTAGAAGGAACAGTACCAGCCATGGTGACTGAGCCTTCTTATCCCAGTGGTCCGGAGCAATATGGAAAAGACCATGCCAAG AGATGTTGCTGCTTCCCATGGGGTCGAAAATGA
- the LOC100255563 gene encoding RPM1-interacting protein 4 isoform X2 produces MQSSNVPKFGNWESQQDVPYTVYFEKARKHRSGEKLKPSDTRGNPKMPYAYTPPVQAPPFQKEVKTKASKDLEPTGSKHKQHTGREDGKMWRSDDSSLHHDTVGQKAAVVLPHQRHGGARSGSSKPELEETRGPVASRLKYELHLSREDGELRRPTDSPSRHEIVGHRAAADLNYQRNGGVNSGDKRSMRQSTGSDHSIDHSPLHPRYQAMVGGKSSGVSSPSWQKRLSSEVSHSLGPSTQRSQLRPATQGNRKPDDSTAVPKFGDWDERNPSSAEGYTHIFNKVHEEKQRVEGTVPAMVTEPSYPSGPEQYGKDHAKRCCCFPWGRK; encoded by the exons ATG CAAAGCTCAAATGTGCCGAAGTTTGGCAATTGGGAAAGTCAACAAGATGTCCCTTACACAGTTTATTTTGAAAAGGCAAGGAAGCATAGAAGTGGTGAGAAGTTGAAACCAAGTGACACTCGAGGCAATCCCAAGATGCCCTATGCCTACACACCTCCAGTTCAAGCCCCTCCCTTTCAAAAAGAGGTCAAAACAAAGGCATCAAAGGACCTGGAACCAACAGGATCAAAGCATAAGCAGCATACAGGGCGTGAAGATGGTAAGATGTGGAGATCTGATGATTCTTCATTGCACCATGACACTGTTGGCCAGAAGGCAGCAGTGGTCTTGCCTCATCAACGTCATGGTGGTGCAAGATCTGGAAGTAGTAAGCCTGAACTGGAGGAAACCAGGGGGCCAGTTGCATCTCGGCTAAAGTACGAGCTCCACTTGAGCCGGGAAGATGGGGAGCTAAGGAGACCAACTGATTCTCCATCACGCCATGAGATTGTAGGCCATAGAGCTGCTGCTGACTTGAACTATCAACGCAATGGTGGTGTAAATTCGGGTGATAAGAGGTCTATGCGCCAAAGCACAGGGTCTGATCACAGCATTGACCACTCACCACTACACCCACGTTACCAGGCAATGGTTGGAGGCAAAAGCAGTGGAGTATCTTCTCCCTCATGGCAAAAAAGGCTTTCTTCTGAAGTTAGCCACAGCCTAGGTCCCTCCACTCAAAGGTCCCAACTGAGACCAGCTACTCAAGGCAATCGAAAG CCTGATGACAGCACTGCTGTTCCGAAATTTGGTGATTGGGATGAGAGAAACCCTTCATCAGCTGAAGGGTATACACACATTTTCAACAAAGTTCATGAGGAGAAGCAGAGGGTAGAAGGAACAGTACCAGCCATGGTGACTGAGCCTTCTTATCCCAGTGGTCCGGAGCAATATGGAAAAGACCATGCCAAG AGATGTTGCTGCTTCCCATGGGGTCGAAAATGA